A region from the Sebastes umbrosus isolate fSebUmb1 chromosome 18, fSebUmb1.pri, whole genome shotgun sequence genome encodes:
- the ppp4r4 gene encoding serine/threonine-protein phosphatase 4 regulatory subunit 4 isoform X1, with protein sequence MFSSSRMALNQSSLLYGQLEELQELAFIERPIRRSLKTAEEIDQLTVDEDLNDIERAVYLLSVGQEVQRASVISNLPSLVRQNPAETFRRVVPKVREVLNGAGAEIQLAAAASFLTILQDDIILIHTHTFSILKTVLLHLNHRDTVVSNAWLETLLSAINALPKETIKQEVLNPLLYQSQLSHSLQARLASCRILGKVACKFDSHIVKKELLPLARSLCQDVELEVRAVMCRQLESIARASGVDDTRTELLPELVELARDQECSVRLAAFDTIINLMEMIDSDDRLHVVVPLVMSVCEVSSQADEAVVASLSFQFGKVCSGLAGSLSDEQKGRLLQRFKVLSVAGLQTEGNQTEGNESTLVRCNCCYNLPAMVVFADSAHFMSELYPSFSSLCCDPEVSVRRSAAASFHQVVKLLGSNVQLVHKELLALLQDDALEVLDALMNHLEETLEAVLSRGENLALDNKFPELLSALLIAEQKVGGSLRWRLHEKLLQRYSCLARLLPGELLHQSFSPRIFTILTTNKVLPVQKEAARTFCTFLRYNRKQEQRQEMMERLIQDLAQGRSYWNRLRFLDVCETAGEIFSRKYFNKHFLIPALELVHDPVANVRYKLCQLLPRLRSSLRLPADKQLLQQLDFCVQKLLCREKDKDVVATIRKTVLELDKLDLAEPFHKRQERDLLDQKKEKEETLLLEMEQLERQQSDGKLNSEKHTERKRRDSKTSLAAIKSMSVSSSGATLASSGKEMRKAKLSRSRSLSSQPTTSKAANSDRPLKVRELSSMSGSGKSSMSSSKDDSLRTAHFSMATQSTSSMPVLIRSNTTSLLERASTLDHRSSSMDHRTSTIDQRDHRTSTLDHRTSNMDHRNNMLEQRTGTMDHRTSTLDHRTTTIDQRDHRSSTMDQRDHRTSTLDQRDHRTSTLDQRDHRTSTLDQRDHRTSTLDQRSKTMDRGCGVKDSQSRKLSINRKSNSFSVQSGRD encoded by the exons ACAGCGGAAGAGATCGATCAGCTGACTGTGGATGAAGACCTGAATGACATTGAGAGAGCCgtctacctgctcag TGTGGGTCAGGAGGTCCAGAGAGCGAGTGTCATCAGTAACCTGCCGAGCCTCGTCCGCCAGAATCCAGCTGAGACATTTCGTCGGGTCGTACCGAAGGTCCGG GAGGTCCTGAATGGAGCCGGAGCAGAAATccagctggcagcagcagcgtcgTTCTTAACCATCCTGCAGGACGACATCATCCTGATCCACACCCACACCTTCTCCATCCTGAAGACTGTCCTGCTGCATCTCAACCACCGAGACACAG tggTGAGCAATGCCTGGTTGGAGACTCTGCTGTCGGCCATCAACGCTCTACCAAAGGAGACCATCAAACAGGAG gTGCTGAACCCTCTCCTCTACCAGTCTCAGCTGTCTCACTCTCTTCAGGCTCGTCTGGCCAGCTGTCGCATTTTAGGGAAAGTCGCCTGCAAGTTCGACTCTCACAT AGTGAAGAAGGAGCTGCTGCCGTTGGCCCGGTCTCTGTGTCAGGACGTGGAGTTGGAGGTTCGGGCCGTTATGTGTCGTCAGCTGGAGAGCATTGCCAGAGCGAGCGG GGTCGACGACACCAGGACGGAGCTGCTTCCTGAACTGGTGGAGCTCGCCAGAGACCAGGAGTGCAGCGTCCGCCTCGCCGCCTTCGACACCATCATCAACCTGATGGAGATGATCGACAGCG atGACAGACTCCATGTCGTGGTCCCTCTGGTGATGTCAGTGTGCGAGGTGTCATCGCAGGCGGACGAAGCTGTCGTTGCGTCATTGTCATTCCAGTTCGGGAAGGTCTGCAGCGGACTGGCAG GCTCTCTGTCAGATGAGCAGAAGGGCCGGTTGCTGCAGAGGTTTAAGGTGCTGTCTGTCGCCGGTCTGCAGACTGAAGGAAACCAGACTGAGGGTAATGAGTCGACGCTGGTCCGCTGCAACTGCTGCTACAACCTGCCG gccaTGGTGGTGTTTGCTGACTCGGCTCACTTCATGTCAGAGCTCTACCCGTCTTTCTCCAGTCTGTGCTGTGATCCAGAGGTCAGCGTTCGACGAAGTGCTGCAGCCAGTTTCCACCAG GTGGTGAAGCTGCTCGGTTCAAACGTCCAGCTGGTCCACAAAGAGCTCCTGGCTCTGCTGCAGGACGACGCTCTGGAG GTTTTGGACGCTCTGATGAATCACCTGGAAGAAACTCTAGAGGCGGTTCTTTCCAGAGGAGAGAACCTGGCGCTGGACAACAAG TTCCCCGAGCTGCTGTCGGCTCTGCTGATAGCGGAGCAGAAGGTTGGAGGCTCTCTCCGTTGGCGGCTGCATGAGAAGCTCCTGCAGCGTTACAGCTGTCTGGCTCGACTGCTGCCCGGAGAACTGCTGCACCAGAGCTTCTCCCCTCGCATCTTCACCATCCTCACCACCAAC AAGGTGTTGCCGGTTCAGAAGGAGGCGGCTCGGACGTTCTGCACATTCCTGCGTTACAACCGCAAACAGGAGCAGCGCCAAGAGATGATGGAGCGACTGATTCAAG ATCTGGCTCAGGGGCGGAGCTACTGGAACCGTCTGAGGTTCCTCGATGTTTGTGAAACGGCCGGCGAGATTTTCTCCAGAAAATACTTTAACAAACACTTCCTGATCCCGGCGCTGGAGCTGGTCCACGACCCCGTCGCCAACGTCAG GTACAAGCTGTGCCAGTTGTTGCCCAGATTGCGTTCGTCGCTCCGCCTGCCGGCTGACAAACaactgctgcagcagctcgACTTCTGTGTCCAGAAACTCCtctgcagagaaaaagacaaggaCGTGGTGGCCACCATCCGCAAG ACAGTGTTGGAACTGGACAAACTGGACCTGGCAGAGCCT TTTCACAAGAGGCAGGAGAGGGATTTACTGGACcagaagaaggaaaaggaggaaaCTCTGCTGTTGGAGATG GAACAGCTGGAGCGCCAGCAGAGTGACGGAAAACTGAACTCTGAGAAACATACGGAGAGAAAAC GAAGAGACAGTAAAACCAGTCTAGCTGCAATCAAATCCATGTCTGTGTCCTCGTCTGGAGCCACCTTGGCCTCCTCCG GTAAAGAGATGAGGAAGGCTAAACTGTCACGGAGTCGATCTCTCAGCAGTCAGCCGACGACGTCCAAAGCTGCCAACTCAGACAGACCTCT GAAAGTGAGGGAGTTGAGCAGTATGTCTGGATCCGGGAAGTCCTCCATGTCATCGAGCAAAG acGACTCCTTGAGGACTGCCCACTTCTCCATGGCGACCCAGTCCACCTCCTCCATGCCGGTCCTGATCCGCAGCAACACCACTAGCCTCCTGGAGAGGGCCAGTACACTAGACCACAGAAGTAGTAGTATGGACCACAGGACCAGCACCATAGATCAGAGAGATCATAGAACCAGTACACTGGACCACAGAACCAGTAACATGGACCACAGGAACAATATGTTGGAGCAGAGAACAGGTACAATGGACCACAGAACCAGTACTTTGGACCATAGAACCACTACCATTGACCAGAGAGACCACAGAAGCAGTACTATGGACCAGAGAGACCATAGGACCAGTACCCTGGACCAGAGAGATCATAGGACCAGTACTCTAGACCAGAGAGATCATAGGACCAGTACCCTGGACCAGAGAGATCATAGGACCAGTACCTTGGACCAGCGCAGTAAAACGATGGACCGGGGGTGCGGGGTGAAAGACAGCCAGTCCAGAAAGCTGTCAAT AAACAGAAAGTCAAACTCTTTCAGCGTCCAGTCAGGACGAGACTGA
- the ppp4r4 gene encoding serine/threonine-protein phosphatase 4 regulatory subunit 4 isoform X2 has protein sequence MFSSSRMALNQSSLLYGQLEELQELAFIERPIRRSLKTAEEIDQLTVDEDLNDIERAVYLLSVGQEVQRASVISNLPSLVRQNPAETFRRVVPKVREVLNGAGAEIQLAAAASFLTILQDDIILIHTHTFSILKTVLLHLNHRDTVVSNAWLETLLSAINALPKETIKQEVLNPLLYQSQLSHSLQARLASCRILGKVACKFDSHIVKKELLPLARSLCQDVELEVRAVMCRQLESIARASGVDDTRTELLPELVELARDQECSVRLAAFDTIINLMEMIDSDDRLHVVVPLVMSVCEVSSQADEAVVASLSFQFGKVCSGLAGSLSDEQKGRLLQRFKVLSVAGLQTEGNQTEGNESTLVRCNCCYNLPAMVVFADSAHFMSELYPSFSSLCCDPEVSVRRSAAASFHQVVKLLGSNVQLVHKELLALLQDDALEVLDALMNHLEETLEAVLSRGENLALDNKFPELLSALLIAEQKVGGSLRWRLHEKLLQRYSCLARLLPGELLHQSFSPRIFTILTTNKVLPVQKEAARTFCTFLRYNRKQEQRQEMMERLIQDLAQGRSYWNRLRFLDVCETAGEIFSRKYFNKHFLIPALELVHDPVANVRYKLCQLLPRLRSSLRLPADKQLLQQLDFCVQKLLCREKDKDVVATIRKTVLELDKLDLAEPFHKRQERDLLDQKKEKEETLLLEMLERQQSDGKLNSEKHTERKRRDSKTSLAAIKSMSVSSSGATLASSGKEMRKAKLSRSRSLSSQPTTSKAANSDRPLKVRELSSMSGSGKSSMSSSKDDSLRTAHFSMATQSTSSMPVLIRSNTTSLLERASTLDHRSSSMDHRTSTIDQRDHRTSTLDHRTSNMDHRNNMLEQRTGTMDHRTSTLDHRTTTIDQRDHRSSTMDQRDHRTSTLDQRDHRTSTLDQRDHRTSTLDQRDHRTSTLDQRSKTMDRGCGVKDSQSRKLSINRKSNSFSVQSGRD, from the exons ACAGCGGAAGAGATCGATCAGCTGACTGTGGATGAAGACCTGAATGACATTGAGAGAGCCgtctacctgctcag TGTGGGTCAGGAGGTCCAGAGAGCGAGTGTCATCAGTAACCTGCCGAGCCTCGTCCGCCAGAATCCAGCTGAGACATTTCGTCGGGTCGTACCGAAGGTCCGG GAGGTCCTGAATGGAGCCGGAGCAGAAATccagctggcagcagcagcgtcgTTCTTAACCATCCTGCAGGACGACATCATCCTGATCCACACCCACACCTTCTCCATCCTGAAGACTGTCCTGCTGCATCTCAACCACCGAGACACAG tggTGAGCAATGCCTGGTTGGAGACTCTGCTGTCGGCCATCAACGCTCTACCAAAGGAGACCATCAAACAGGAG gTGCTGAACCCTCTCCTCTACCAGTCTCAGCTGTCTCACTCTCTTCAGGCTCGTCTGGCCAGCTGTCGCATTTTAGGGAAAGTCGCCTGCAAGTTCGACTCTCACAT AGTGAAGAAGGAGCTGCTGCCGTTGGCCCGGTCTCTGTGTCAGGACGTGGAGTTGGAGGTTCGGGCCGTTATGTGTCGTCAGCTGGAGAGCATTGCCAGAGCGAGCGG GGTCGACGACACCAGGACGGAGCTGCTTCCTGAACTGGTGGAGCTCGCCAGAGACCAGGAGTGCAGCGTCCGCCTCGCCGCCTTCGACACCATCATCAACCTGATGGAGATGATCGACAGCG atGACAGACTCCATGTCGTGGTCCCTCTGGTGATGTCAGTGTGCGAGGTGTCATCGCAGGCGGACGAAGCTGTCGTTGCGTCATTGTCATTCCAGTTCGGGAAGGTCTGCAGCGGACTGGCAG GCTCTCTGTCAGATGAGCAGAAGGGCCGGTTGCTGCAGAGGTTTAAGGTGCTGTCTGTCGCCGGTCTGCAGACTGAAGGAAACCAGACTGAGGGTAATGAGTCGACGCTGGTCCGCTGCAACTGCTGCTACAACCTGCCG gccaTGGTGGTGTTTGCTGACTCGGCTCACTTCATGTCAGAGCTCTACCCGTCTTTCTCCAGTCTGTGCTGTGATCCAGAGGTCAGCGTTCGACGAAGTGCTGCAGCCAGTTTCCACCAG GTGGTGAAGCTGCTCGGTTCAAACGTCCAGCTGGTCCACAAAGAGCTCCTGGCTCTGCTGCAGGACGACGCTCTGGAG GTTTTGGACGCTCTGATGAATCACCTGGAAGAAACTCTAGAGGCGGTTCTTTCCAGAGGAGAGAACCTGGCGCTGGACAACAAG TTCCCCGAGCTGCTGTCGGCTCTGCTGATAGCGGAGCAGAAGGTTGGAGGCTCTCTCCGTTGGCGGCTGCATGAGAAGCTCCTGCAGCGTTACAGCTGTCTGGCTCGACTGCTGCCCGGAGAACTGCTGCACCAGAGCTTCTCCCCTCGCATCTTCACCATCCTCACCACCAAC AAGGTGTTGCCGGTTCAGAAGGAGGCGGCTCGGACGTTCTGCACATTCCTGCGTTACAACCGCAAACAGGAGCAGCGCCAAGAGATGATGGAGCGACTGATTCAAG ATCTGGCTCAGGGGCGGAGCTACTGGAACCGTCTGAGGTTCCTCGATGTTTGTGAAACGGCCGGCGAGATTTTCTCCAGAAAATACTTTAACAAACACTTCCTGATCCCGGCGCTGGAGCTGGTCCACGACCCCGTCGCCAACGTCAG GTACAAGCTGTGCCAGTTGTTGCCCAGATTGCGTTCGTCGCTCCGCCTGCCGGCTGACAAACaactgctgcagcagctcgACTTCTGTGTCCAGAAACTCCtctgcagagaaaaagacaaggaCGTGGTGGCCACCATCCGCAAG ACAGTGTTGGAACTGGACAAACTGGACCTGGCAGAGCCT TTTCACAAGAGGCAGGAGAGGGATTTACTGGACcagaagaaggaaaaggaggaaaCTCTGCTGTTGGAGATG CTGGAGCGCCAGCAGAGTGACGGAAAACTGAACTCTGAGAAACATACGGAGAGAAAAC GAAGAGACAGTAAAACCAGTCTAGCTGCAATCAAATCCATGTCTGTGTCCTCGTCTGGAGCCACCTTGGCCTCCTCCG GTAAAGAGATGAGGAAGGCTAAACTGTCACGGAGTCGATCTCTCAGCAGTCAGCCGACGACGTCCAAAGCTGCCAACTCAGACAGACCTCT GAAAGTGAGGGAGTTGAGCAGTATGTCTGGATCCGGGAAGTCCTCCATGTCATCGAGCAAAG acGACTCCTTGAGGACTGCCCACTTCTCCATGGCGACCCAGTCCACCTCCTCCATGCCGGTCCTGATCCGCAGCAACACCACTAGCCTCCTGGAGAGGGCCAGTACACTAGACCACAGAAGTAGTAGTATGGACCACAGGACCAGCACCATAGATCAGAGAGATCATAGAACCAGTACACTGGACCACAGAACCAGTAACATGGACCACAGGAACAATATGTTGGAGCAGAGAACAGGTACAATGGACCACAGAACCAGTACTTTGGACCATAGAACCACTACCATTGACCAGAGAGACCACAGAAGCAGTACTATGGACCAGAGAGACCATAGGACCAGTACCCTGGACCAGAGAGATCATAGGACCAGTACTCTAGACCAGAGAGATCATAGGACCAGTACCCTGGACCAGAGAGATCATAGGACCAGTACCTTGGACCAGCGCAGTAAAACGATGGACCGGGGGTGCGGGGTGAAAGACAGCCAGTCCAGAAAGCTGTCAAT AAACAGAAAGTCAAACTCTTTCAGCGTCCAGTCAGGACGAGACTGA